One window of the Methylocystis parvus OBBP genome contains the following:
- a CDS encoding efflux RND transporter permease subunit, giving the protein MELVKYALKFRLTFYVLAILVTFLGGTAIVSTPKDVFPNVDIPVVTVIWTYTGLSTSEMEKRVTTYAELTTSNNVNGIRNMESQTLQGVTVQKIYFQPDVNIDLAIAQVVASSNSIRAVMPPGINPPIIIRYSASQVPVIQLALSSKSQNEQQLYDMGQYRVRQALTTTPGATLPAPWGGKQRQIMVDLDTDALQARGLTALDVVNAISAQNVTVPSGRVKLGSLQYVIRMNSSPDAIETLNDIPVRLNGTAPVLLRDVAQVRDGSPPQQNIVRVDGSRSVLLTILKNGNASTLDVVQNVKSAMGQLRAAIPSDTRIDELFDQSVFVSNAISDVLHEGVIAAALTGLMILLFLGSWRSTLIVIVSIPLSILSSLAILAALGQTINIMTLGGLALAVGILVDDATVAIENTYRLFEEGKEFRHAVAEGAAGIAKPALISTLAICAAFISVIFLTDVARYLFTPQALAVVFAMLASYLISRTLVPILMDELLAGEKHGPHHESEASSTGAFAAFGRIRQGFERGFDRMKEQYRLLLTAVLHHKRRTGAFVAALFSVSAILFVSVGQDYYPQIDSGQMTLHVRARPGLRIEDTERFFQEVEDVIREIIPDHDRALLIDNIGLPQVTYNLAFSDGSTVTYYDGQIMISLAEGHAPTESYMKRLRQVLAQRFPEAVFYFQPSDIVTQILNFGLPAPIAVRVLGSDAKQNQVIAGKLLERMKTVKGVVDAHIHQILDGPEFFLEVDRWRAQQLGVNEQQVANNINIALSSSFQVTPNFWMDPKSGIPYQVAVQTPEYRLASLNSLNNTPVSAAAGGANGVDLLTNVATLKRGVEQSVVNHLNTQQAYDIYANLQDRDLGGVEADLRKIIAELEPELAPGNRIVIRGQIESKNQAFGRIGVGLLASMIFVYLLMVVNFQDWGDPFVVILALPVAFCGIVFGLFVTGTTFSIPSLMGAIMSVGVASANSILLVTFAREHREETGCSSEEAAMMAGMTRIRPVLMTAAAMFVGLLPMSLGLGDGSEQNAALARAVMGGISFGTCSTLLFVPFLYAVMRRGEVKPLRDYL; this is encoded by the coding sequence ATGGAACTGGTCAAATATGCGCTGAAGTTCAGGCTGACGTTTTACGTCCTCGCAATTCTCGTGACCTTCCTCGGCGGGACCGCCATCGTTTCCACGCCCAAGGACGTTTTTCCCAACGTCGACATTCCGGTCGTGACGGTGATCTGGACCTATACCGGCCTCTCCACGAGCGAGATGGAGAAACGGGTCACGACCTACGCCGAGCTCACGACCTCCAACAATGTGAACGGCATCAGGAATATGGAGAGCCAGACGCTGCAGGGCGTCACGGTGCAGAAAATCTATTTTCAGCCGGATGTGAATATCGACCTCGCCATCGCGCAGGTGGTCGCCTCGTCCAACTCGATCCGCGCGGTCATGCCGCCAGGCATCAATCCGCCGATCATCATCAGATATTCGGCGTCCCAAGTGCCCGTCATCCAGCTCGCCCTGTCGAGCAAGAGCCAGAACGAGCAGCAGCTCTACGACATGGGCCAATATAGGGTGCGGCAGGCGCTCACCACGACGCCGGGCGCGACCTTGCCGGCGCCCTGGGGCGGCAAGCAACGCCAAATCATGGTCGATCTCGACACGGACGCGCTGCAGGCGCGGGGCCTGACGGCGCTCGACGTCGTCAACGCCATTTCGGCGCAGAATGTGACGGTTCCGTCAGGACGCGTGAAGCTCGGGTCGCTTCAATATGTCATCCGGATGAATTCCTCGCCCGACGCGATCGAGACGCTGAACGACATTCCGGTCCGATTGAACGGGACGGCGCCGGTGCTTCTGCGCGACGTCGCGCAGGTGCGCGACGGCAGTCCGCCCCAGCAAAACATCGTCCGCGTCGACGGGTCGAGATCGGTGCTGCTCACCATTCTCAAGAACGGAAACGCCTCGACGCTCGACGTCGTCCAGAACGTCAAGAGCGCGATGGGGCAATTGCGCGCCGCCATCCCGAGCGACACCAGGATCGACGAGCTTTTCGACCAGTCGGTGTTCGTTTCAAACGCCATATCGGACGTCCTGCATGAAGGCGTGATCGCCGCGGCTCTGACCGGGCTGATGATCCTTCTCTTCCTCGGCTCCTGGCGCTCCACCCTGATCGTGATCGTCTCGATTCCGCTCTCCATCCTGTCGTCGCTCGCCATCCTCGCCGCTCTTGGGCAGACCATCAACATCATGACGCTTGGCGGTCTTGCGCTCGCGGTCGGAATTCTGGTCGACGACGCGACCGTCGCGATCGAGAACACCTATCGGCTGTTCGAGGAGGGCAAGGAGTTCCGTCACGCGGTGGCCGAAGGCGCGGCGGGCATCGCGAAGCCGGCCCTGATCTCGACTCTGGCGATCTGCGCCGCCTTCATTTCGGTGATTTTCCTCACCGACGTCGCGCGCTATCTGTTCACGCCGCAGGCGCTCGCGGTCGTTTTCGCCATGCTCGCCTCCTATCTCATCTCGCGAACGCTCGTGCCGATCCTCATGGACGAGCTGCTCGCGGGCGAGAAACACGGGCCGCACCATGAAAGCGAGGCTTCGTCGACGGGCGCCTTCGCCGCCTTCGGGCGGATAAGACAGGGCTTCGAGCGCGGCTTCGACCGGATGAAAGAGCAATATCGTCTGTTGCTGACGGCCGTGCTGCATCACAAGAGGCGCACCGGCGCCTTTGTCGCGGCGCTCTTTAGCGTCAGCGCGATCCTCTTTGTCTCGGTCGGCCAGGATTATTATCCGCAGATCGACTCCGGCCAGATGACCCTGCATGTGCGCGCCCGTCCCGGATTGCGCATCGAGGACACGGAGCGCTTCTTCCAGGAGGTCGAGGACGTCATTCGCGAGATCATTCCTGATCATGACCGCGCGCTCCTCATCGACAATATCGGCCTGCCGCAAGTCACTTACAATCTCGCCTTCAGCGACGGCTCCACGGTCACTTATTACGACGGCCAGATCATGATCTCGCTCGCGGAAGGACATGCGCCGACTGAAAGCTATATGAAGCGGCTGCGGCAGGTTCTCGCTCAGCGATTCCCCGAGGCCGTCTTCTATTTCCAGCCCTCCGACATCGTCACGCAGATCCTCAATTTCGGACTTCCGGCGCCGATCGCCGTGCGCGTCCTCGGCTCCGATGCGAAGCAAAATCAGGTCATCGCAGGCAAGCTGCTGGAGCGGATGAAGACGGTGAAGGGCGTCGTCGACGCCCATATTCACCAGATTCTGGATGGTCCGGAATTCTTCCTCGAGGTCGATCGCTGGCGCGCGCAGCAGCTCGGCGTCAACGAGCAGCAGGTCGCGAACAATATCAATATCGCGCTGAGCTCCTCCTTCCAGGTGACGCCGAATTTCTGGATGGACCCGAAATCGGGCATTCCCTATCAGGTGGCGGTGCAGACGCCCGAATATCGTCTCGCCTCGCTCAATTCCCTCAACAACACGCCGGTGTCGGCGGCCGCTGGCGGCGCCAATGGCGTCGACCTGCTTACAAATGTCGCCACCCTGAAGCGCGGCGTCGAACAGTCGGTCGTCAACCACCTCAATACGCAGCAGGCTTACGACATCTACGCCAATCTGCAGGATCGCGACCTCGGCGGCGTGGAGGCCGACCTCCGGAAGATCATCGCCGAACTCGAGCCGGAACTCGCTCCCGGCAACCGCATCGTGATTCGCGGCCAGATCGAGAGCAAGAATCAGGCGTTCGGACGCATCGGCGTGGGCCTGCTCGCCTCGATGATTTTCGTCTATCTGCTCATGGTCGTGAACTTCCAGGACTGGGGCGATCCTTTCGTCGTCATTCTCGCCCTGCCGGTCGCCTTTTGCGGCATCGTCTTCGGACTATTCGTCACCGGCACGACCTTTTCGATCCCCTCGCTCATGGGCGCCATCATGTCGGTCGGCGTCGCTTCCGCCAATTCGATTCTGCTCGTCACTTTCGCACGGGAGCATCGCGAGGAGACGGGCTGCTCCTCCGAAGAGGCGGCGATGATGGCGGGAATGACGCGCATAAGGCCGGTGCTGATGACCGCCGCGGCGATGTTCGTCGGCCTGCTGCCCATGTCGCTCGGCCTGGGCGACGGCTCGGAGCAGAACGCGGCTCTGGCGCGCGCGGTCATGGGCGGCATTTCGTTCGGCACTTGCTCGACGCTGCTGTTCGTGCCGTTCCTTTATGCTGTCATGAGGCGCGGCGAGGTGAAGCCGCTGAGGGACTATCTATGA
- a CDS encoding efflux RND transporter periplasmic adaptor subunit, giving the protein MSDLLQSPSHKHESSGLGTAETGAAGLNKRPFLIGAAILAGILCIGVVRHVWRNYDASAYREAQATAVPSVRTAKVVRQDNPIRLELPGQTLAINQARLFARATGYIAERRVDIGSRVKKGDLLARIAAPDLDHQYAQAQAQLLLSKAQLSQSTAQVEQTRANLELAKITHARISTLVKQKFESKQNDDNARANVQTQAANLASAEAGVEVARANVAAQQATVDRLKQLTEFESVVAPFDGVVTARNIEMGDLVTADASGATPLFSVARDDVLRVQVAVPQAEAAGLVDGLEAEVVVPEAPGKIFKGRIARNASALDAATRTLPVEVDVTNKTGELRPGLFTRVRLNIPRAQPSVTAPAQAILFRAAGPQLAVVGKDDVVQLRRIVIARDFGTTVEIKDGLAGDETIILDPPAGLRDGMKISVKM; this is encoded by the coding sequence ATGAGCGATTTACTGCAATCGCCATCGCACAAGCACGAATCGTCCGGCCTCGGAACCGCAGAGACGGGCGCCGCCGGCCTCAACAAAAGGCCGTTTCTCATCGGCGCCGCAATCCTTGCAGGCATCCTCTGCATCGGCGTCGTCCGTCATGTCTGGCGCAATTACGACGCCTCCGCCTATCGTGAGGCGCAGGCGACGGCGGTCCCCTCTGTTCGAACGGCGAAGGTCGTCCGTCAGGACAACCCCATCAGGCTCGAATTGCCCGGACAGACTCTGGCCATCAATCAGGCCCGGCTTTTCGCCCGGGCGACGGGCTATATCGCCGAGCGCCGCGTCGACATCGGATCGAGGGTGAAAAAAGGCGATCTGCTCGCCCGCATCGCGGCGCCGGATCTGGATCACCAATACGCCCAGGCCCAGGCGCAACTGCTTCTGTCCAAGGCCCAACTCTCACAGTCGACCGCCCAGGTCGAGCAGACGCGCGCCAATCTCGAGCTCGCCAAGATCACCCATGCGAGAATCTCGACGCTGGTGAAGCAGAAATTCGAAAGCAAGCAGAACGACGACAATGCGCGGGCCAATGTGCAGACGCAGGCGGCCAATCTCGCCTCCGCGGAGGCGGGGGTGGAGGTGGCGCGGGCCAATGTCGCCGCCCAGCAGGCGACCGTCGACAGGCTGAAGCAGCTCACCGAATTCGAGTCCGTGGTCGCGCCCTTCGACGGCGTGGTGACGGCGCGCAATATCGAAATGGGCGATCTGGTGACGGCCGACGCCAGCGGCGCGACGCCGCTCTTTTCCGTGGCGCGCGACGACGTTTTGAGGGTTCAGGTCGCGGTGCCCCAGGCGGAGGCGGCCGGGCTCGTCGACGGGCTGGAGGCCGAAGTGGTCGTGCCCGAAGCCCCCGGCAAGATCTTCAAGGGACGCATCGCGCGCAACGCTTCCGCGCTCGACGCCGCCACGCGGACCCTGCCGGTGGAGGTCGACGTGACGAACAAGACGGGCGAGTTGCGTCCGGGCCTGTTCACGCGCGTGCGGCTCAACATTCCGCGCGCGCAGCCCTCGGTGACGGCCCCGGCGCAAGCCATCCTGTTCCGCGCCGCCGGGCCGCAGCTTGCGGTGGTCGGAAAGGACGACGTCGTCCAACTCAGGCGGATCGTCATCGCGCGCGACTTCGGCACGACCGTCGAAATAAAGGACGGCCTCGCCGGCGACGAGACCATCATCCTCGATCCGCCCGCCGGGCTGCGAGACGGAATGAAGATTTCGGTCAAGATGTGA
- a CDS encoding copper-transporting P-type ATPase gives MNHERHRHPGHHQERQHAPVSESPDRAGLSQPGGPAAEGAVYTCPMHPQIRRAGPGNCPICGMALEPLVTSAAEAPSAELIDMTRRFWIGLALAVPVFILEMGGHFLGLHLYIPPQLSNWAQFLLATPVVLWSGWPFFVRGAQSLVTRNLNMFTLIAMGTGVAWVYSVAATFAPSLFPPAFRGADGSAPIYFEAAAVITVLVLLGQVLELRAREQTGGAIRALLNLAPVTANRIKEDGTDEVVALEQVRVGDRLRVRPGEKAPVDGVLLEGRSSVDESMVTGESMPVTKSVGDKVIGGTLNQTGGFIMRADRVGADTMLSRIVGMVASAQRSRAPIQRLADQVSGWFVPLVILVAALAFAAWAVWGPEPRMSYGLVAAVSVLIIACPCALGLATPMSVMVGVGRGAQHGVLIKNAEALERFEKIDTLVVDKTGTLTEGKPKVTAIRPVAGVNEDELLTVAASLERSSEHPLAQAIVQAALSRGLPLSEASEFDSPIGKGVSGRIGARSVVIGNRRFLAETGVETSALDGDAERLREDGATAIFVAIDRRLAGIIAIADPIKETTPDALQALFDEGVSVVMLTGDNWTSARAVAKRLGISEVEAEILPEDKSKVVARLREAGRIVAMAGDGVNDAPALAAADVGIAMGTGTDVAIESAGVTLLKGDLRGIVRGRRLSRATMRNIRQNLFFAFIYNAAGVPLAAGAFYPAFGLLLSPTIAAAAMALSSVSVVANSLRLRRTEIEPAKLLEMPPFPDVT, from the coding sequence GTGAATCACGAACGCCATCGCCATCCCGGGCATCATCAGGAGCGCCAGCATGCGCCGGTCTCTGAGTCCCCCGACAGAGCCGGACTAAGCCAGCCAGGCGGCCCGGCGGCGGAAGGCGCCGTCTACACCTGCCCGATGCACCCGCAAATCCGTCGGGCTGGTCCGGGCAATTGCCCGATCTGCGGGATGGCGCTCGAGCCTCTCGTCACGTCAGCGGCGGAGGCCCCGAGCGCCGAACTCATCGACATGACGCGGCGCTTCTGGATCGGGTTGGCGCTGGCTGTTCCCGTTTTCATTCTGGAAATGGGCGGGCATTTCCTCGGTCTCCACCTTTACATTCCGCCTCAGCTATCGAACTGGGCGCAGTTCCTCCTCGCCACCCCGGTCGTGCTCTGGTCCGGCTGGCCGTTCTTCGTGCGCGGCGCGCAGTCGCTCGTCACCCGCAATCTCAACATGTTCACGCTGATCGCCATGGGGACGGGCGTCGCTTGGGTCTACAGCGTCGCGGCCACCTTCGCGCCGTCGCTTTTTCCGCCGGCCTTTCGCGGCGCGGACGGTTCCGCGCCGATCTATTTCGAGGCGGCGGCCGTGATCACCGTGCTTGTGCTGCTCGGTCAGGTTCTTGAATTGCGCGCCCGCGAGCAAACCGGGGGCGCGATCCGCGCGCTCCTCAATCTAGCGCCGGTTACGGCCAATCGCATCAAGGAGGATGGGACCGACGAAGTGGTGGCGCTCGAACAGGTCCGTGTCGGCGACCGGCTGCGTGTGCGCCCGGGCGAGAAGGCGCCGGTGGACGGCGTGCTGCTCGAAGGCCGCAGCTCGGTCGACGAATCCATGGTCACCGGGGAGTCCATGCCTGTGACGAAGAGCGTCGGCGACAAGGTCATCGGCGGGACGCTCAACCAGACGGGCGGGTTCATCATGCGGGCGGACCGCGTGGGGGCCGACACCATGCTGTCGCGCATCGTAGGCATGGTCGCCTCAGCCCAGCGCAGCCGCGCCCCCATTCAGCGGCTCGCCGATCAGGTTTCCGGCTGGTTCGTCCCGCTCGTCATCCTCGTCGCCGCGCTCGCCTTCGCGGCCTGGGCGGTTTGGGGGCCGGAGCCGCGCATGAGCTACGGTCTCGTCGCCGCCGTTTCGGTGCTGATCATCGCCTGCCCTTGCGCGCTCGGCCTCGCGACGCCGATGTCCGTCATGGTGGGCGTCGGACGTGGCGCGCAGCATGGGGTGCTCATCAAGAACGCCGAAGCGCTGGAGCGCTTCGAGAAGATAGACACGCTCGTTGTCGACAAGACCGGGACGCTGACGGAGGGGAAACCCAAGGTCACCGCTATTCGCCCTGTCGCCGGCGTGAACGAGGACGAATTGCTGACCGTCGCGGCGAGCCTGGAGCGCTCAAGCGAGCATCCTCTCGCGCAAGCCATCGTCCAGGCCGCCCTTTCGCGGGGCCTTCCGCTGAGCGAGGCGTCGGAATTCGATTCGCCGATCGGAAAGGGCGTGAGCGGGCGCATCGGCGCACGATCCGTCGTCATCGGCAACCGACGCTTTTTGGCCGAGACCGGCGTCGAGACCAGCGCGCTCGATGGAGACGCTGAGCGCCTGCGGGAAGACGGCGCCACGGCTATCTTCGTTGCGATCGACCGGCGGCTCGCGGGAATTATCGCGATCGCGGACCCGATCAAGGAGACGACGCCGGACGCGCTGCAAGCGCTCTTTGACGAGGGCGTCTCCGTCGTCATGCTCACCGGCGACAATTGGACGTCCGCGCGCGCCGTCGCGAAACGGCTGGGCATCAGCGAGGTGGAAGCCGAGATCCTGCCCGAGGATAAGAGCAAGGTCGTCGCCCGCTTGCGCGAGGCTGGGCGTATCGTCGCCATGGCGGGCGACGGGGTGAACGACGCCCCTGCCCTCGCCGCGGCGGATGTCGGCATCGCCATGGGGACCGGAACCGACGTGGCGATCGAGAGCGCCGGCGTGACCCTGCTCAAGGGCGATCTTCGCGGCATTGTGCGCGGGCGCCGCCTGTCGCGCGCCACCATGCGGAACATCCGCCAGAACCTGTTTTTCGCCTTCATCTACAACGCGGCCGGCGTGCCGCTCGCGGCTGGCGCCTTCTATCCAGCTTTCGGCCTGCTGCTCTCGCCCACGATCGCCGCCGCGGCGATGGCGTTGTCGTCGGTCAGCGTCGTAGCCAATTCGCTGCGCCTGCGCCGAACCGAAATCGAGCCCGCCAAGCTGCTCGAAATGCCACCGTTTCCGGACGTCACTTGA
- a CDS encoding efflux RND transporter permease subunit → MIGRLIAWSARNLALVFFGTAFAVAAGVYALRTLPLDAIPDLSDVQAIVYTEYPGQAPQVVEDQVTYPLASAMLTVPRSKVVRGFSFFGVSFVYVIFEDGVDVYWARSRVLEYLSTATKRLPAGATPVLGPDATGVGWVYQYALVAKEMTLAELRSLQDWTLRYGLAKAEGVAEVASAGGFVRQYNIVVDPNRLRSLNIPLSRIREAVRANNADVGGRTVELSEFEFIVRGRGYLKGIPDLENIVLKAGGGTPLLLKDVARVELGPDERRGITELNGEGEVASGVALQRYGANALTVIENVKAALAQIAPSLPKGVEIVPVYDRSELIHAAIETLRGTLVEESVIVALVCVVFLLHFRSALVAILMLPVGVLMAFAAMKALGLGSNIMSLGGIAIAIGAMVDAAIVMIENAHKRLERALPGQSRVDILIDAAMEVGPALFFSLLVITVSFLPIFTLESQEGRLFSPLAYTKTFSMAAAALLSVTLVPALMIIFVRGRIVSEARNPINRALIWAYRPVIRLVMRAKIPTILVALAALAVTILPARQLGSEFMPALNEGALLYMPTTLPGLSVTKAAQLLQTQDRIIKSFPEVKSAYGKAGRASTATDPAPLEMFETIIDLKPREEWRPGVTVDSLVAEMDAALQFPGVSNAWTMPIRNRIDMLATGIRTPVGVKIMGRDLAQLEGLARQVEKVVKGVRGASSAYAERVMGGYYLDITPDRSALARYGLMIDDVQATIATALGGETVTTTVEGRERYGVNIRYPRDFRSSPRAIASDVLIPLPGGGTIPLGEVAKVELVRGPTSIRTENGQLAVYLFVDVRDRDIGGFVTDAQKAVAEAVEFPPGSYVVWSGQFEYLERAQARMKIVVPVTLFIIFLLLYLNFRRITETLIVMLSLPFALVGGVWLMWLMNFNMSVAVGVGFIALAGVAAETGVVMLIYLDAAMREVAEKRAAERRAFTKEDLREAIMLGAVERVRPKMMTVVAIMAGLVPILWSTGAGSEVMQRIAAPMIGGMVSSTLLTLVVIPAIYALIKGVNLPARADGGRSELHVAELGMDRAARLE, encoded by the coding sequence ATGATCGGGCGCCTCATCGCCTGGTCGGCGCGCAATCTCGCGCTGGTCTTCTTCGGGACGGCGTTCGCGGTCGCCGCTGGCGTTTATGCGCTACGAACCCTGCCGCTTGACGCGATCCCCGACCTCTCCGACGTGCAGGCGATCGTCTACACGGAATATCCGGGCCAGGCGCCGCAGGTTGTCGAGGATCAGGTCACTTATCCGCTCGCAAGCGCCATGCTCACCGTGCCGCGCTCGAAAGTGGTGCGCGGCTTCTCCTTCTTCGGGGTCTCCTTTGTCTATGTCATTTTCGAGGATGGGGTCGACGTCTATTGGGCCCGATCCCGCGTTCTCGAATATCTCAGCACGGCGACCAAACGCCTGCCGGCGGGCGCGACGCCGGTGCTCGGGCCGGACGCGACGGGCGTCGGCTGGGTCTATCAATATGCGCTTGTCGCCAAGGAAATGACGCTCGCCGAACTGCGTTCTTTGCAGGACTGGACGCTGCGTTACGGCCTCGCCAAGGCGGAAGGGGTGGCTGAGGTCGCGAGCGCCGGCGGGTTCGTGCGTCAATACAATATCGTCGTCGATCCCAATCGGCTACGTTCGCTCAATATCCCCCTGTCGCGAATCCGCGAGGCGGTCCGCGCGAACAACGCCGATGTCGGGGGCCGAACGGTCGAGCTCTCCGAGTTCGAATTTATTGTGCGCGGGCGCGGCTATCTGAAAGGGATTCCCGATCTCGAAAACATCGTGCTGAAGGCCGGCGGCGGAACGCCGCTGCTGCTGAAGGACGTCGCGCGCGTCGAACTCGGGCCGGACGAACGCCGAGGGATCACCGAACTCAACGGCGAGGGCGAGGTCGCGAGCGGCGTCGCCTTGCAGCGCTACGGCGCCAATGCGCTGACCGTGATCGAAAACGTCAAGGCGGCGCTCGCGCAGATCGCCCCGAGCCTGCCGAAGGGCGTCGAGATCGTCCCCGTCTATGACCGCTCCGAGCTGATCCATGCGGCCATCGAGACGCTTCGTGGGACGCTGGTCGAGGAAAGCGTCATCGTCGCGCTCGTTTGCGTCGTCTTTCTTCTGCACTTCCGCAGCGCGCTCGTCGCCATTCTCATGCTGCCGGTGGGCGTGCTCATGGCCTTCGCGGCCATGAAGGCGCTCGGACTGGGTTCGAACATCATGAGTTTAGGGGGCATCGCCATCGCCATCGGCGCGATGGTGGACGCCGCGATCGTCATGATCGAGAATGCGCATAAGCGGCTCGAACGCGCGCTGCCCGGCCAGTCGCGGGTCGACATTCTGATTGACGCGGCGATGGAAGTCGGGCCGGCGCTCTTCTTCAGCCTGCTTGTCATTACGGTTTCGTTCCTGCCGATCTTCACGCTGGAGTCGCAGGAAGGCCGGCTGTTCAGCCCGCTCGCCTACACCAAGACCTTCTCAATGGCGGCGGCGGCGCTTTTGTCGGTCACGCTGGTTCCTGCGCTGATGATCATCTTCGTGCGCGGCCGGATCGTCTCCGAGGCGCGTAATCCCATCAATCGCGCTTTGATCTGGGCCTATCGGCCCGTGATCCGGCTGGTGATGCGCGCCAAAATTCCAACGATCCTCGTGGCGCTCGCGGCGCTCGCCGTCACGATCCTGCCGGCGCGCCAGCTCGGCTCGGAATTCATGCCGGCGCTGAACGAAGGGGCGCTGCTCTACATGCCGACGACGCTCCCCGGCCTCTCCGTGACCAAGGCGGCGCAACTGCTCCAGACGCAGGACCGGATTATCAAGTCCTTCCCCGAGGTGAAATCCGCCTATGGCAAGGCGGGCCGCGCCTCGACCGCCACGGACCCGGCGCCGCTCGAAATGTTCGAGACGATCATCGATCTTAAGCCGCGCGAAGAGTGGCGCCCTGGCGTGACCGTCGACAGCCTCGTCGCCGAGATGGACGCCGCGCTGCAATTTCCAGGCGTCTCCAACGCCTGGACCATGCCGATCCGCAACCGCATCGACATGCTCGCGACGGGCATTCGGACGCCCGTCGGCGTCAAGATCATGGGGCGCGATCTCGCGCAGCTAGAGGGGCTAGCGCGTCAGGTCGAGAAGGTCGTGAAGGGCGTGCGCGGCGCGTCTTCCGCTTACGCCGAGCGCGTCATGGGAGGCTATTATCTCGACATCACGCCCGACCGTTCGGCCCTCGCCCGTTACGGCCTGATGATCGACGACGTTCAGGCGACCATCGCGACGGCGCTCGGCGGCGAGACGGTGACCACCACTGTGGAAGGTCGCGAGCGATACGGCGTGAACATACGCTATCCACGCGACTTTCGGTCGAGCCCGAGGGCGATTGCGAGCGACGTGCTGATCCCGCTTCCGGGCGGGGGGACGATTCCGCTCGGCGAGGTCGCGAAAGTGGAGCTTGTTCGCGGCCCGACGTCGATCCGCACAGAGAACGGGCAACTCGCGGTCTATCTCTTCGTGGATGTCAGGGATCGCGACATTGGCGGCTTCGTGACGGACGCGCAAAAAGCCGTGGCGGAAGCGGTCGAATTTCCGCCGGGCTCCTATGTCGTCTGGAGCGGACAGTTCGAATATCTCGAGCGCGCGCAGGCGCGCATGAAGATCGTCGTGCCCGTCACGCTCTTCATCATCTTCCTGCTGCTCTATCTCAACTTCCGCAGGATCACGGAAACGCTGATCGTCATGCTCTCTTTGCCATTCGCGCTTGTCGGCGGCGTATGGCTGATGTGGTTGATGAACTTCAACATGTCGGTCGCGGTCGGGGTCGGATTCATCGCTCTTGCCGGCGTCGCGGCGGAGACGGGCGTCGTCATGCTCATCTATCTCGACGCCGCGATGCGCGAGGTCGCGGAGAAGCGTGCGGCCGAGCGGCGGGCCTTCACAAAAGAGGATTTGCGCGAAGCGATCATGCTCGGGGCCGTCGAGCGCGTGCGGCCCAAAATGATGACGGTCGTCGCCATCATGGCCGGGCTCGTTCCGATTCTATGGAGCACGGGCGCCGGGTCCGAGGTTATGCAGCGCATAGCCGCGCCAATGATCGGCGGCATGGTGTCGTCCACGCTTCTGACGCTCGTCGTCATCCCCGCGATCTACGCTCTGATAAAGGGCGTCAATTTGCCGGCTCGCGCGGACGGGGGACGCTCGGAGCTTCACGTCGCCGAACTCGGTATGGATAGGGCGGCGCGCCTGGAATGA